The following are encoded in a window of Ogataea parapolymorpha DL-1 chromosome VII, whole genome shotgun sequence genomic DNA:
- a CDS encoding exonuclease 1 encodes MGVTGLLPALKSIQEVSHLEKYRGKTLAIDTYAWLHKAIYGCAMEIVLEKPTRAYLNYMNRRLDMSAHYGITPYMVLDGDYLPTKANTEKEREGRRKEYKRLGLEALRANKRSEAYNYFNKACDITPQIAKSVIEALKSRNIQYVVAPYEADAQMVYLEKHGIVQGIISEDSDLLIFGCQRLITKLDDSGACIEVRRDKFKDCRESAIGLFSNEQLKLMAIVSGCDYTKGIPNVGMQRAINLVNRYSTIGRLLQAVRYEGKLKVPVEFETEYYRAITAFNHQVVFDPRTQKPVHLNPLSPEDDILEVERCAGKIHDDELHRKIAIGELDPITKLPLSGREASNTRPNIAPKAQITTKAQARTIDTLLQVKSKPVVRSASEPTARKSAIRTIDHFMSAQTSNVKRRKLLFGSQDSASETSTYFTRSTASTLTEDTLSVFSEQNSSDYNITDPDEDEEPIFQVSVTHKQSVRMPLRDMTNQVPQKLEAKNAGGPILDRRSLSSFKYNGK; translated from the coding sequence ATGGGGGTCACTGGTTTACTGCCGGCGCTCAAATCTATCCAGGAAGTCAGCCATTTGGAGAAGTATAGGGGCAAAACACTCGCTATCGACACGTACGCGTGGCTGCACAAGGCAATCTACGGCTGTGCCATGGAGATTGTACTGGAAAAACCTACAAGAGCGTACCTGAATTATATGAATAGACGACTAGACATGTCGGCACATTACGGCATTACTCCGTACATGGTTCTGGACGGAGACTACTTGCCAACAAAGGCGAACACGGAAAAAGAGCGCGAGGGACGCAGAAAGGAGTACAAACGACTGGGTCTCGAGGCCCTACGCGCAAACAAACGTTCGGAGGCATACAACTATTTTAATAAAGCGTGTGATATCACGCCACAGATAGCTAAATCCGTGATAGAGGCACTGAAAAGCAGAAATATCCAGTATGTGGTTGCCCCCTACGAAGCAGACGCACAGATGGTGTATCTAGAGAAACATGGTATTGTGCAGGGAATAATCTCTGAGGACTCAGATCTTTTAATTTTTGGCTGCCAAAGACTTATCACGAAGTTGGACGACTCTGGAGCCTGTATAGAGGTGCGGAGagacaagttcaaggacTGTCGGGAGTCTGCAATTGGTCTTTTCTccaacgagcagctgaagcTAATGGCTATTGTCAGCGGATGCGACTATACGAAAGGAATCCCTAATGTCGGAATGCAGCGTGCAATTAACCTTGTGAACAGGTACTCGACAATCGGAAGGCTGCTGCAGGCAGTCCGTTACGAGGGAAAGCTGAAAGTCCCTGTCGAGTTCGAAACGGAGTATTACCGTGCTATCACTGCATTCAACCATCAAGTTGTTTTCGACCCTCGAACACAGAAACCCGTGCATCTGAACCCGTTGTCCCCGGAAGACGATATCCTCGAGGTTGAACGGTGTGCAGGGAAAATACACGACGACGAACTTCACCGGAAAATTGCCATTGGCGAGCTGGATCCAATAACGAAGCTCCCGTTGTCGGGCCGCGAAGCCTCTAATACACGGCCTAACATCGCTCCCAAAGCGCAAATCACCACAAAGGCACAGGCTAGAACAATCGATACCTTGCTCCAAGTCAAAAGCAAGCCTGTGGTGCGGTCTGCGTCAGAGCCAACGGCCCGCAAGTCTGCTATCAGGACCATCGACCATTTCATGTCAGCCCAGACATCCAATGTGAAGCGGCGCAAACTGCTTTTTGGCTCACAAGACTCTGCGTCCGAAACTAGCACATATTTTACTCGATCTACTGCATCTACACTCACAGAGGACACGCTGAGCGTGTTTAGCGAACAAAATTCGAGCGACTACAACATAACAGACccagacgaagacgaggagCCAATTTTCCAGGTGTCTGTCACACACAAACAAAGCGTCCGCATGCCATTGCGGGATATGACGAACCAGGTTCCGCAAAAGTTGGAAGCCAAAAATGCTGGTGGCCCGATCCTGGACAGAAGatcgttgagctcgtttAAATATAACGGTAAATAG
- a CDS encoding Member of the Sec24p family: protein MNQYQETVTQLDNLSLKGARKKKTNHVHHQLVPDYIRDDHVDSGFDPNAAAMSPGMQAPHYYGQPTEPGAPAPTIPQQVAVPTQQYPQTGQYQPQRPDVGLDAAATDDLSIPSIRYQLDYTYKDSDFLTFENVSPPLAGTQYTAVDQGNASPKFARMTLYSVPSSEKLRQQTKIPLGLVLTPFAPIAPGEKPVPQVDFREMSSVPRCRRCRAYINPAMQHGGYNMICNICTFSSPVPQEYVSQVDANGVRSDYYVRPELHSGVYDLIVPKDYNFDEKDSHPLHHVFLIDLSYEAIRSKFHVAACSAIRMALYLNGESNLPKGSKVSIVGFANKLYFYNLAPSLQQTTVSVVGDLDDPFVPFYDGILADPIDSYAIIEATLSTIEQLTDYSGPEPAYGAALLAAKTILQEVDGGQVITFLSGLPSWGPGSLAVKLPAQKTTPDYDKEVITAGSKFYQDLLKEYVKLNIGLHLLNGAHTPVDLANAGLIPIKTGGSVKTWHSFNLDRDEADLMYTVKHLVADAYGYQGQLKVRCSNGLQVNKYYGGFHTSGQPEVPYLPICNSQTSIACDFVYDGKLDTKKDSHFQAALLYTSADGVRKVRVINCIMSVTERVADVFSFSDQDAVLNLVLRESLSRLPNISFAALRSYLNIQLADINAMYKLYVAKNNSSPGQLVLPHGLRTFPMFLLSALKTKALRERTGNPDLRVESLFDLANSTPEKLSVYLYPVMISLHDLDDSECLFDEQTGFFSIPKTIGLSQANLEMGGAYLVFNGKSLFLWFHTDVNPLLLQDLFGEHVTSLSQLDPLASQLPVLDTHISLQVRNLVKFLGKHYLNVDFFPVQICRFKTDANEAEFLELLYEDRSGDLVWSYSDFLKHLHKQITGKVETNSSAPAIDKKDTVSLGSRFGIF from the coding sequence ATGAACCAATATCAGGAAACAGTCACTCAACTGGACAATCTTTCTCTGAAAGgcgccagaaaaaaaaagaccAACCATGTGCATCACCAGCTGGTCCCAGACTACATCAGAGACGATCATGTGGACTCTGGCTTTGACCCTAACGCGGCTGCAATGAGCCCTGGCATGCAGGCTCCTCACTACTACGGCCAACCTACAGAGCCAGGAGCGCCAGCCCCTACGATACCCCAGCAGGTGGCCGTGCCCACTCAGCAGTACCCTCAGACCGGCCAATACCAGCCACAAAGGCCTGACGTCGGACTGGACGCAGCAGCCACAGACGATCTCTCCATCCCCAGCATCAGATACCAGCTAGATTACACGTACAAGGACTCTGATTTTTTGACGTTTGAAAACGTTTCACCTCCACTCGCAGGAACACAGTACACTGCTGTCGACCAGGGCAACGCATCCCCCAAATTTGCGAGAATGACACTCTACAGCGTCCCTAGCTCCGAGAAATTGAGACAACAAACGAAGATCCCGCTAGGGCTGGTTCTCACGCCCTTTGCACCGATCGCGCCTGGAGAGAAGCCCGTTCCGCAAGTCGACTTCCGCGAAATGTCCTCGGTTCCTCGGTGCAGACGGTGCAGAGCTTACATTAACCCGGCCATGCAGCACGGCGGATACAATATGATCTGCAACATCTGCACGTTTTCCAGTCCTGTTCCACAAGAATACGTCAGTCAGGTCGATGCCAACGGCGTCAGGTCGGACTACTACGTTCGTCCCGAGCTGCATTCCGGCGTGTACGACCTGATTGTGCCGAAAGACTACAATTTCGACGAAAAGGACTCTCATCCGCTCCACCACGTGTTCCTTATCGACCTCAGTTACGAGGCTATTCGATCAAAGTTCCATGTGGCGGCCTGCTCTGCTATCAGAATGGCGCTGTACTTAAATGGTGAATCCAACCTGCCAAAGGGCTCCAAGGTGTCGATTGTTGGATTCGCCAATAAATTATATTTCTACAACCTGGCCCCAAGTTTGCAGCAGACCACTGTATCAGTGGTCGGCGACCTGGATGACCCGTTTGTGCCCTTCTATGACGGCATTCTCGCCGATCCAATAGACTCCTACGCCATCATCGAGGCCACCCTGAGCACCATCGAACAGCTGACCGACTACTCTGGTCCGGAGCCAGCGTACGGCGCTGCACTATTAGCCGCTAAAACCATCCTCCAGGAAGTCGATGGCGGCCAAGTGATTACCTTCCTTTCGGGCTTACCCTCGTGGGGACCAGGCTCGCTTGCAGTCAAGCTGCCTGCGCAAAAAACTACTCCCGACTATGATAAAGAGGTGATCACTGCAGGAAGCAAATTTTATCAGGACCTGCTGAAAGAATATGTCAAATTAAACATTGGCCTGCATCTCCTGAACGGCGCGCACACGCCTGTGGACCTTGCCAATGCCGGACTCATTCCTATAAAGACCGGCGGTTCAGTCAAGACCTGGCACAGCTTCAATCTCGACCGCGACGAGGCAGACCTCATGTACACTGTCAAGCATCTGGTGGCCGACGCGTATGGCTACCAGGGCCAGCTAAAGGTGCGCTGTTCAAACGGACTGCAGGTAAACAAATACTATGGTGGATTCCACACCTCAGGCCAGCCAGAAGTGCCATATTTGCCTATATGCAATAGCCAGACTAGCATTGCCTGCGATTTCGTCTATGACGGAAAGCTGGACACCAAAAAGGACTCACATTTCCAGGCTGCTCTGCTCTACACATCTGCGGACGGCGTGAGGAAAGTGCGTGTCATCAACTGCATTATGTCGGTGACGGAACGCGTAGCCGATGTTTTCTCGTTCTCTGACCAGGACGCTGTTTTGAACCTTGTACTCAGAGAGAGCCTGAGCAGACTGCCAAATATCAGCTTTGCTGCACTGCGCAGTTACCTGAACATTCAACTGGCTGACATCAACGCAATGTACAAGCTGTACGTTGCCAAGAACAATTCTTCTCCTGGTCAGCTTGTTTTGCCCCACGGGCTGCGCACGTTCCCGATGTTTTTACTGTCTGCGCTGAAAACCAAAGCTTTGAGAGAACGCACGGGAAACCCTGATCTGCGAGTCGAGAGTCTGTTTGACCTTGCAAATAGCACGCCTGAAAAACTGTCCGTTTATCTCTATCCGGTGATGATCAGTCTGCACGACTTAGACGACTCGGAGTGTCTGTTTGACGAGCAGACCGGATTTTTCTCTATCCCAAAAACCATTGGATTGAGCCAGGCAAACCTCGAGATGGGCGGAGCGTATCTCGTGTTCAACGGCAAGTCATTATTCCTCTGGTTCCACACCGACGTGAATCCGCTCCTGCTACAAGATCTCTTCGGGGAGCATGTTACTTCGCTGAGCCAGCTGGACCCTCTGGCCTCGCAGTTGCCCGTTCTCGATACCCATATCTCATTGCAAGTGCGAAACCTGGTCAAGTTTTTGGGCAAGCACTATCTCAACGTGGACTTCTTCCCTGTCCAGATCTGTCGTTTCAAAACAGACGCAAACGAAGCTGAATTTTTAGAGCTTCTCTATGAGGACCGCTCGGGCGACCTTGTGTGGTCGTATTCTGATTTCCTTAAACATCTTCACAAGCAGATTACGGGAAAAGTCGAAACGAACTCTTCGGCTCCAGCCATTGATAAAAAAGATACCGTTTCGCTGGGCAGCAGATTCGGTATTTTTTAA